A section of the Deltaproteobacteria bacterium genome encodes:
- a CDS encoding type II toxin-antitoxin system VapC family toxin, whose protein sequence is MKKILFDTDVLIEHLRGNGTVDSHMAELNASSAHLAYSPVTEAEIYRGLRSNERAKTELILNQLECLEITRTIGKWAGEYLRKYARSHGLETGDALIAATAQVHRFALCTFNWRHYPMHDIERHHIDR, encoded by the coding sequence ATGAAAAAAATCCTTTTTGATACTGACGTGTTGATTGAGCATCTCCGGGGCAATGGGACTGTTGATTCTCATATGGCGGAACTTAATGCCTCAAGCGCTCACCTGGCCTATTCTCCGGTAACGGAGGCCGAAATTTATCGGGGATTAAGATCCAACGAACGGGCGAAGACGGAACTTATTTTAAATCAGCTTGAATGCCTTGAAATAACGCGAACAATAGGAAAGTGGGCCGGGGAATATTTGAGGAAATACGCCCGATCGCATGGCTTGGAAACAGGCGATGCCCTCATCGCCGCCACGGCCCAGGTTCACCGTTTCGCCCTTTGTACTTTTAATTGGAGGCATTATCCGATGCACGATATTGAGAGGCATCACATCGACCGCTAG